A genome region from Trichosurus vulpecula isolate mTriVul1 chromosome 5, mTriVul1.pri, whole genome shotgun sequence includes the following:
- the LOC118850865 gene encoding LOW QUALITY PROTEIN: pre-mRNA-splicing factor CWC22 homolog (The sequence of the model RefSeq protein was modified relative to this genomic sequence to represent the inferred CDS: substituted 3 bases at 3 genomic stop codons), with product MQLQLVLNAGDTISFHFANGSRAMKDLDAMKDLLQQVLPIFKKKANKEVEEKSRMLQEDPGRRQVHSNESTMESRGRERGKRREREKEGDSDGRRDRKSPSPGRRSTKGATAQSSSALGEPPTKKKKDNLEPLLTHAGGAYIPPAKLRLMQEQIADKNSLAYQKMNWEALKKSINGLTNKMNISNIGVIIYELLQENLVRGRGLLSXSVLQAQSASPIITHVYAALVAIIISKFPDTGELILKRLIFNFRKGYRRNDKQLCLTASKFVAYILNENVAHEHLCLEILTLLLERLTDDGVEVVTGILKECGLKLTEVTSRGMNAIFEHLRNILHESEIDQXIQYMIEVTFAVCKDGFKDHPVILEGLDLVEEKDQFTHMLPLEEDCNPEDVLNVFKLDSNFMENEEKYKTLEKEILDEGDSDSDTDQDAGSSEEEEEEEEEEEEDEGEEEGPKVTIQDKSGTNLVSFRRTVYLAIQSSLDFEECAHKLLKMEFPGSQTXELCNMIPDCCAQQRTYEKYFGLLAGHFCMLKKEYTEAFESIFKEQYDSIHRLETNQLRNVAKMFAHLLYTNSLPWSALEYITLTEETTTSSSRSFVKILFQELCEYMGLAKLNARLKDATLQPFFEGLLPIDNPRNTRFAINFFTCIGLGGLTDKLQEHLKNTPKIIRAKKQDIEFSDSSSSSLESD from the coding sequence ATGCAGCTTCAGCTGGTCCTCAATGCAGGAGACACAATCAGCTTCCATTTTGCCAATGGAAGCAGAGCTATGAAGGACTTGGATGCTATGAAAGACCTTCTTCAGCAGGTGCTGCCCATATTCAAGAAGAAAGCCAATAAAGAAGTGGAAGAGAAAAGCAGAATGCTGCAAGAAGATCCGGGAAGACGACAGgtacattctaatgagagtactatggaatcaagagggagggagagaggaaaacgaagggagagagagaaagaaggagattctgatgggagaagagacagaaaatctCCTTCACCAGGCAGGAGGAGTACAAAAGGAGCAACAGCTCAGAGCTCATCTGCTCTGGGTGAGCCTccaacaaagaagaagaaagacaacTTGGAGCCACTCCTCACTCATGCAGGTGGTGCTTATATTCCTCCTGCGAAGCTCAGACTGATGCAAGAACAGATTGCAGATAAAAACAGCTTAGCTTACCAAAAGATGAACTGGGAGGCCTTGAAGAAGTCAATCAATGGTCTTaccaataaaatgaacatttctaacATAGGGGTGATCATTTACGAACTCCTTCAAGAAAACCTGGTTCGGGGTAGGGGACTGCTGTCTTGATCTGTTTTGCAAGCACAAAGTGCATCTCCAATCATTACCCATGTTTATGCAGCCCTGGTGGCAATTATCATCTCCAAGTTCCCCGACACTGGAGAACTCATCCTAAAGAGGCTCATTTTCAATTTCAGAAAAGGCTATCGAAGAAACGATAAGCAGCTTTGTCTAACTGCTTCAAAATTTGTTGCATACATTCTTAACGAGAATGTGGCACATGAACATTTATGCCTAGAGATTCTCACCTTACTTCTTGAAAGACTAACAGATGATGGTGTTGAAGTAGTAACTGGAATTCTGAAAGAGTGTGGCCTAAAATTAACAGAAGTAACATCCAGGGGGATGAATGCTATCTTTGAACACCTTCGAAACATTCTCCATGAATCTGAAATTGACCAATGAATTCAGTATATGATTGAAGTGACATTTGCAGTCTGTAAGGATGGATTCAAGGATCACCCTGTTATTCTGGAAGGACTTGATCTAGTAGAGGAAAAAGACCAGTTCACTCATATGCTTCCATTGGAAGAGGACTGTAATCCAGAGGATGTACTTAATGTCTTCAAGTTGGATTCTAATtttatggaaaatgaagagaaatacaaaacTCTTGAGAAAGAAATTCTTGATGAAGGGGACAGTGATTCAGACACAGACCAAGATGCTGGAAGtagtgaagaagaggaggaggaagaagaggaggaggaggaagatgaaggggaggaagaaggaccCAAAGTGACTATTCAAGACAAATCAGGAACCAATCTGGTGTCCTTTCGTCGGACCGTTTATCTTGCTATCCAGTCGAGTTTAGATTTTGAAGAATGTGCTCACAAATTGTTGAAAATGGAGTTCCCTGGCAGCCAAACATAAGAACTTTGCAACATGATACCTGACTGCTGTGCCCAACAGAGGACATATGAGAAATATTTTGGTTTGTTGGCAGGGCATTTCTGCATGCTGAAAAAGGAATACACGGAGGCCTTTGAGAGTATTTTTAAGGAACAATATGATAGCATTCATCGATTGGAAACAAACCAATTGAGAAATGTTGCCAAGATGTTTGCTCATCTCTTATATACCAATTCACTTCCATGGAGTGCTCTTGAATATATAACACTGACTGAAGAAACTACTACCTCTTCCAGCAGAAGTTTTGTTAAAATACTTTTTCAAGAGCTTTGTGAATACATGGGACTTGCTAAACTTAATGCACGACTGAAGGATGCAACATTGCAGCCATTCTTTGAAGGATTGCTGCCCATAGATAATCCCAGAAACACTCGGTTTGCCATCAACTTCTTTACTTGCATAGGTCTTGGAGGCTTAACAGATAAATTACAAGAACATCTAAAAAACACACCCAAGATCATCAGAGCAAAGAAACAGGATATTGAGTTCTCagattcctcctcttcctctttggaGTCTGACTGA
- the LOC118850866 gene encoding LOW QUALITY PROTEIN: parafibromin-like (The sequence of the model RefSeq protein was modified relative to this genomic sequence to represent the inferred CDS: inserted 1 base in 1 codon) — translation MADVMSILCQYNIQKKEIVVKGDEVIFGQFSWAKNVKTNYMIWGTEKEGQPRDYYTLDSILFLLNNVHLSHPAYVQHAATENIPVVRRPDRTDLLAYLNGEMSTSPSIDRSAPLEIGLQRSTQVKRAADEILAEAKKPRIEDEECLRLDKERLAASLERHKEGIIQTEQIKSLSEALSVEKIAAIKAKIMAKKRSTIKTDLDDIATLKQRSFVDAEVAVTRDVVSQERVWSTRTTILQSTGKTFAENIFAILQSVKAREEGCAPEQRPAPDRAPGDPPLWNKPPILAAYNRYEQERFKGKGELQGFKIDTMGTYXGMTLKSVVLGASAQKTQTPAAQPVPRPVSQARLPPNQKKGSQTPIIIILAATTSLITMLNAKDLKFVASDEKKRQGCHQENEIFIQRTKGQMQHGGTAISVTVPYRVVDQPLKLLPQDWDRVVAVFVQGPAWQFKGWPWLLPDGSPVDIFAKMTWELWNLATIAPN, via the exons ATGGCAGATGTCATGAGCATCCTGTGCCAATACAACATCCAGAAGAAGGAGATTGTGGTGAAGGGAGATGAGGTGATCTTTGGCCAGTTCTCCTGGGCCAAGAATGTCAAGACCAACTATATGATTTGGGGGACAGAGAAGGAAGGCCAACCCAGAGACTACTACACTTTGGATTCTATCTTGTTCCTGCTTAATAATGTACATCTTTCTCATCCTGCATATGTCCAGCATGCAGCAACTGAAAACATTCCTGTGGTTAGAAGACCTGATAGGACCGATTTACTAGCATATCTAAATGGTGAAATGTCAACATCTCCAAGTATTGACAGAAGTGCACCCCTTGAAATAGGTCTTCAACGATCCACACAAGTTAAAAGAGCAGCAGATGAAATATTAGCAGAGGCCAAGAAACCACGCATTGAGGATGAAGAGTGTCTGCGGCTTGATAAGGAGAGATTGGCTGCTAGCTTGGAGCGTCACAAAGAAGGGATTATACAGACAGAGCAGATTAAGTCCTTATCTGAGGCTTTGTCTGTGGAAAAAATTGCTGCCATCAAAGCTAAAATTATGGCCAAGAAAAGGTCTACTATCAAGACTGATCTAGATGACATAGCTACACTTAAACAAAGAAGTTTTGTTGATGCTGAGGTAGCTGTGACCAGAGACGTTGTGAGTCAAGAGAGAGTGTGGAGTACAAGAACTACTATTCTGCAAAGCACAGGAAAGACTTTTGCTGAGAATATTTTTGCAATTCTTCAATCTGTAAAAGCCAGGGAAGAAGGATGTGCACCTGAGCAGAGGCCTGCACCTGATAGGGCACCTGGGGATCCCCCATTGTGGAATAAGCCACCTATTCTAGCTGCCTACAACAGATACGAGCAGGAAAGattcaaaggaaaaggagaattgCAAGGCTTCAAAATTGATACAATGGGCACCT CTGGAATGACTCTAAAGTCTGTAGTGTTGGGTGCATCAGCTCAGAAGACTCAAACTCCAGCTGCACAGCCAGTACCAAGACCAGTGTCCCAAGCAAGACTGCCTCCAAACCAGAAAAAAGGATCTCAAACACCCATTATCATTATTCTAGCAGCTACCACCTCTTTAATAACCATGCTTAATGCAAAAGACTTAAAATTTGTCGCATCAGATGAGAAGAAAAGGCAAGGCTGCcaccaagaaaatgaaatattcattCAGAGAACAAAAGGTCAGATGCAACACGGGGGCACTGCCATAAGTGTAACAGTCCCCTACCGAGTAGTAGATCAGCCCCTCAAACTTTTGCCTCAAGACTGGGATCGTGTTGTGGCAGTTTTTGTACAGGGCCCTGCCTGGCAGTTCAAAGGTTGGCCATGGCTATTACCTGATGGATCGCCAGTTGACATATTTGCTAAaatgacctgggaactctggaatttggcaacaatagcTCCCaattga